Proteins from a genomic interval of Oryctolagus cuniculus chromosome 8, mOryCun1.1, whole genome shotgun sequence:
- the MCUB gene encoding calcium uniporter regulatory subunit MCUb, mitochondrial isoform X1, giving the protein MLPRGLRPWRLLLPPTPGSRGRARPRPRPPQVLCVKHCGNLKDYQSQLYSTVAPPDEVTINYRHGLPLITLTLPSRKERCQFVVKPVLSTVGSFLQDLQSEDKGVTAAAILAADGSEIPASTLMGILLMKDFKLVINKIAYDVQCPKKEHLNNEHTTEMENVKSLVHRLFTVLHLGEFQKKKEHHLLEKIDHLKKQLQPLEQVKARIEARSEAKTSGLLWAGLALLSVQGGAMAWLTWWVYSWDIMEPVTYFITFANSMVFFAYFIVTRQNYTYSAVRSRQFLQFFHKKSQQQHFDVEQYNKLKEDLAKATESLKQVRHSLNWRMKVEELREKN; this is encoded by the exons GTTTTGTGTGTGAAGCACTGTGGAAACCTGAAGGACTACCAGTCACAACTTTATAGTACAGTGGCGCCACCTGATG aagTAACAATTAATTATCGACATGGCCTTCCTTTGATAACACTTACTTTGCCATCCAGAAAAGAGCGCTGTCAATTTGTAGTCAAACCAGTACTGTCAACAGTGGGGTCATTCCTTCAGGACCTCCAGAGTGAAGACAAAGGTGTCACAGCTGCAGCCATCCTTGCGGCAG ATGGCAGTGAGATTCCAGCTTCCACCTTGATGGGGATTTTGCTCATGAAAGATTTTAAACTTGTCATTAATAAAATAGCATATGATGTGCAGTGCCCCAAGAAAG AACATCTAAATAATGAACACACCACTGAGATGGAAAATGTGAAATCCTTGGTTCACAGGCTGTTCACAGTTTTGCACTTAGGagaatttcagaaaaagaaagaacaccaTTTACTGGAGAAAATCGACCACCTGAAGAAACAGCTGCAGCCCCTTGAACAG GTGAAAGCTAGAATTGAAGCTCGTTCAGAAGCCAAAACCAGTGGGCTCTTGTGGGCTGGATTAGCACTGCTGTCTGTCCAGGGCGGGGCCATGGCCTGGCTCACTTGGTGGGTGTACTCCTGGGATATCATGGAGCCAGTCACATACTTCATCACATTCGCAAATTCCATGGTCTTTTTTGCATACTTTATAGTCACGCGGCAG aatTACACTTACTCAGCTGTTAGGAGCAGGCAGTTTCTTCAGTTCTTCCATAAGAAATCACAGCAGCAACATTTTGACGTCGAGCAGTACAACAAGTTAAAGGAGGATCTTGCCAAG GCTACAGAATCCCTGAAACAAGTGCGCCATTCTCTCAATTGGAGAATGAAAGTAGAGGAGCTCCGTGAGAAGAATTAA